One genomic segment of Centropristis striata isolate RG_2023a ecotype Rhode Island chromosome 11, C.striata_1.0, whole genome shotgun sequence includes these proteins:
- the extl2 gene encoding exostosin-like 2 — MRVPRCGMGLRRAYLIWPVLLLLLVGAALAALLPPAEDQGGAGVLGVLRRATSQKENRPAQGNHEDKEEEEQKFTIIIQTYNRTDILLKLLNHYQAVPHLQQIIIVWNNIGEQTPLQLWNSLGPHPVPVVLKEQTSNQMRNRLQPFPEIDTDAVLMLDDDTLVSVPDLSFAFSVWKQFSDQIVGFVPRKHVSTPGGVYSYGSFELQDPEAAGGDKYSMVLIGAAFFHRRYLQLFQDQPQAVHALVDETQNCDDIAMNFAVALYLRKHSIGSVTKPSGVFVKPVDLRNLEKDASSGYQGMWHRPEHLLQRSYCLNRLTQIYGFMPLCFSNLMVSQFGFPSYANHKSRG, encoded by the exons ATGAG GGTTCCCCGATGCGGCATGGGGCTCCGACGAGCCTATTTGATTTGGCCAGTTCTGCTGCTTCTCCTGGTTGGTGCAGCCCTGGCCGCTCTGCTTCCCCCTGCTGAGGACCAAGGAGGCGCTGGTGTCCTGGGAGTGCTTCGCAGGGCAACATCACAAAAGGAGAATCGTCCTGCACAGGGCAACCATGAagacaaagaggaggaggagcagaagttCACCATCATCATCCAAACTTACAACCGCACAGACATTTTACTCAAACTCCTAAACCATTACCAGGCAGTGCCTCATCTTCAGCAGATTATCATAGTCTGGAACAACATTGGAGAGCAGACTCCTTTACAGTTATGGAACTCTTTGGGGCCTCATCCGGTCCCTGTGGTCCTCAAGGAGCAGACAAGCAATCAAATGCGCAACCGACTACAACCGTTCCCTGAGATTGATACTGATG CTGTGCTGATGCTGGATGACGACACCCTGGTCAGCGTTCCTGACCTCAGTTTTGCTTTCTCTGTCTGGAAG CAATTTTCAGACCAAATTGTTGGGTTTGTCCCACGAAAACATGTCTCCACACCAGGAGGAGTGTACAGTTATGGCAGCTTTGAACTGCAAGATCCAGAAGCAGCTGGAGGTGACAA ATACTCCATGGTGTTAATTGGCGCCGCCTTCTTCCACCGCCGCTACCTGCAGCTCTTCCAGGACCAACCCCAAGCAGTGCATGCGCTAGTGGATGAAACACAGAATTGTGATGATATCGCCATGAACTTTGCTGTAGCACTTTATTTGAGAAAACACTCTATCGGCAGCGTTACCAAACCCTCTGGGGTCTTTGTCAAACCTGTGGACCTCCGTAACCTGGAAAAGGACGCCAGCAGCGGGTACCAGGGCATGTGGCATCGTCCTGAACACCTTCTTCAAAGATCGTACTGTCTGAACAGACTGACACAGATTTACGGCTTCATGCCACTCTGCTTCTCCAACCTGATGGTCTCCCAGTTTGGCTTCCCAAGCTACGCCAACCATAAGAGTAGAGGCTGA
- the zgc:110366 gene encoding glyoxal reductase: protein MQFTPELSCPAVKLSNGLQIPILGLGTSHDGGYSHDAVVYALTECGVRHIDTAKRYGCEEELGEAIRESGIPRSDLWVTNKLWPGDYGYKAAKKACLDSRSQMGVEYFDLFLMHWPESSRPGCSNREMRAETWRALEELYKEGACRAIGVSNFLVHHLDELKEDCSVVPHVNQVEYHPFQQPKQLIKYCRQEGIVFEGYSPLAKGQVFSNPTVLQIAEKYQRTPAQICIRWSIQNGVVTIPKSIKKKRIQENCQVFGFQLEQSDMATLDSLHDGRHVTWDPTNVE, encoded by the exons ATGCAGTTCACACCAGAGCTGAGCTGTCCTGCAGTCAAACTTTCCAATGGTCTGCAGATTCCAATACTTGGATTAG GCACATCACATGATGGTGGATACTCCCATGATGCCGTTGTGTATGCACTCACTGAGTGCGGCGTGCGCCACATTGACACAGCAAAACGGTACGGCTGTGAGGAGGAGCTGGGTGAGGCTATCAGAGAAAGTGGGATACCACGAAGCGATCTGTGGGTCACCAACAAGCTGTGGCCCGGGGACTACGGATACAAAGCTGCAAAGAAAGCATGCCTTGACTCCCGCTCACAGATGGGAGTGGAATATTTTG ATCTGTTCCTGATGCACTGGCCAGAGTCATCACGACCTGGTTGCTCCAACAGGGAGATGAGAGCTGAGACCTGGAGAGCTTTAGAGGAACTCTATAAAGAAG GTGCGTGTCGTGCTATTGGAGTGAGCAACTTTCTGGTCCACCACCTGGATGAGTTAAAGGAAGACTGTAGTGTTGTGCCACATGTTAACcag GTGGAGTACCATCCTTTCCAACAGCCCAAGCAGCTGATAAAGTACTGTCGTCAGGAGGGGATTGTGTTTGAAGGGTACAGTCCTCTGGCTAAGGGTCAAGTCTTCAGCAACCCAACTGTTCTCCAGATAGCAGAAAAATACCAACGCACACCTGCTCAGATCTGCATCCGCTGGAGTATTCAG aATGGAGTTGTTACTATACCAAAATCCATCAAAAAGAAGAGGATTCAAGAAAACTGTCAA GTGTTTGGGTTCCAGCTGGAGCAGTCAGACATGGCCACTTTGGATAGCTTGCATGATGGGAGACATGTGACCTGGGATCCAACAAACGTGGagtaa
- the rc3h1b gene encoding roquin-1 isoform X1: protein MPVQAPQWTEFLLCPICTQTFEETVRRPISLGCGHTVCKMCLNKLHRKACPFDQTAISTDIEQLPVNTALLQLVGGQVPKAQPVALITSPEDSQHYEEARQCVEELALYLKPLSNTRGVGLSSTAQSMLSRPMQRKLVTLVHCQLVEEEGRVRAMRAARSLGERTVTELILQHQNPQQLSSNLWAAVRARGCQFLGPAMQEEALKLVLLALEDGSALSRKVLVLFVVQRLEPRFPQASKTSIGHVVQLLYRASCFKVTKRDEDSSLMQLKEEFRTYEALRREHDSQIVQIAMEGGLRIAPDQWSSLLYGDQSHKSHMQSIIDKLQTPASFAQSVQELTIALQRTGDPANLNRLRPHLELLANIDPSPDAPPPTWEQLEKGLVAVKTVVHGLVDFIQNHSKKGADPQQPPQHSKYKTYMCRDMKQKGGCPRGASCTFAHSQDELEKYRKMNKRLAARIPGSGGLMPDEGLPLDVAVTRKPSPLTNGSGGPSLPQLIARGTDNVPYELLRKPMKMDGGSNSAPGSPPDVLDPVLPKPGMPLPPHAMGHPRMPVDHLSGVKHMPVVARGSPVYSQPPLPEMCYDTRPPPSASQYDPPQYPTGYQYQQPPQYVSRDYMRNPPPPSESGPPYQEPYPGYGPPERPYQAPHSGPPFSYPHPPHHDRGRHGTYTGPPPPPQPYPPQRDGLVRMSPAPLDMPPPSAGQANSLYHQEPSGRDRYPPDGYYTQGAQPPPMRAYVRGPSYSGSQHSLDYLHRRRQELLSQLEERKVISPPPFAASPTLPHPFPSDYPPEYGEESSKTMAKCREPDYAGQYSPWSCETIGSYIGSKDAKPKDVMVPGSMDMMNAEAKGLRDPSLEAPRRGAEVKDDDPIIPFGPQPTVSRFGAISRTSKTGYQTTGPVQAMASTPQNPSSKHMAMPAEYTYSHGGWGGASYPSHQAASSTQGHFSERLPMAAQDREQLKIELQQVTHQINQQTQMRSIEASNSLMLQREASALAGQPVQPGQSQAAAAAAQQQQQQPKWPAGGASTTAVSSEQLSLELHQVEREIGKRTREMALENQVAHDVQQYKMKPAENGQPEHKTQLDEISLALGEVSNGSSSLQESAVGGSMLSLTNKTSSLSLCSDPGATGSEMQKNGVVHSCS from the exons ATGCCAGTGCAAGCACCACAATGGACGGAGTTCCTGCTGTGCCCGATCTGCACACAAACATTTGAGGAGACTGTTCGCCGGCCCATAAGCTTGGGCTGTGGACATACTGTCTGCAAGATGTGCCTGAACAAGTTGCACCGTAAGGCCTGTCCCTTTGACCAGACAGCCATTAGCACAGACATCGAGCAGCTACCTGTCAACACAGCCCTGTTGCAGCTGGTGGGAGGCCAG gttCCTAAGGCTCAGCCAGTGGCCTTGATTACCAGTCCAGAGGACTCGCAGCATTATGAGGAGGCCAGGCAGTGTGTTGAGGAGCTGGCCCTCTACCTCAAACCTCTCAGCAACACCAGAG GTGTGGGCCTGAGCAGCACGGCCCAGAGCATGCTGAGTCGGCCCATGCAGAGGAAACTGGTGACTCTGGTCCACTGCCAGCTGGTTGAGGAGGAGGGCCGCGTTAGAGCTATGAGAGCCGCCCGCTCACTAGGTGAGCGAACTGTCACTGAACTCATCTTACAGCACCAGAATCCCCAGCAGCTCTCCTCCAACCTGTGGGCTGCTGTGCGTGCGCGGGGATGCCAGTTTCTAGGTCCAG CCATGCAGGAGGAAGCTCTAAAGTTGGTCCTTCTGGCTCTAGAGGATGGCTCTGCTCTGTCCAGGAAGGTGTTGGTTCTCTTTGTAGTCCAGAGGCTTGAGCCACGCTTCCCACAGGCCTCTAAGACTAGCATAGGCCATGTGGTGCAGCTCCTCTACAGGGCCTCCTGCTTCAAG GTGACCAAACGTGATGAAGATTCATCCTTGATGCAGCTGAAAGAGGAATTCCGTACTTACGAGGCTCTGCGGCGCGAGCATGACTCTCAGATAGTTCAGATTGCAATGGAGGGTGGGCTGCGCATCGCACCTGACCAGTGGTCTTCTCTGTTATATGGAGATCAATCTCACAAGTCCCACATGCAGTCTATCATAGATAag CTGCAAACCCCAGCGTCTTTTGCTCAGAGTGTCCAGGAGCTGACGATTGCGCTGCAGAGGACCGGAGACCCAGCCAACCTCAACAGGCTGCGGCCCCACCTGGAACTACTGGCTAACATTGATCCCAGTCCTG ATGCACCGCCTCCCACATGGGAGCAGCTTGAGAAAGGGTTGGTAGCAGTAAAAACAGTGGTGCATGGCCTGGTGGACTTCATCCAGAACCACAGCAAGAAAGGAGCCGACCCTCAACAG CCTCCTCAGCACAGCAAGTATAAGACATACATGTGTCGTGACATGAAGCAGAAAGGAGGTTGTCCTCGTGGAGCCAGCTGCACCTTTGCCCATTCTCAGGATGAACTGGAGAA GTATCGCAAAATGAATAAGCGTTTGGCAGCTCGCATCCCTGGCTCGGGAGGGCTCATGCCAGATGAGGGCCTTCCTCTTGATGTAGCAGTGACCCGGAAGCCTTCACCCCTCACCAATGGTAGCGGCGGACCCTCTTTGCCCCAGCTCATTGCCCGTGGCACCGACAATGTCCCATATGAGCTGTTGCGTAAACCCATGAAGATGGATGGAGGAAGTAACAGTGCCCCAGGATCACCACCTGACGT CCTGGACCCTGTGCTGCCAAAACCTGGTATGCCTCTGCCACCTCATGCCATGGGCCACCCAAGGATGCCAGTAGACCACCTCTCTGGGGTGAAGCACATGCCAGTGGTAGCCAGAGGTTCACCAGTGTATTCTCAGCCACCTCTCCCTGAGATGTGCTACGACACTCGCCCACCACCCTCTGCTTCCCAGTATGATCCCCCACAATATCCAACAG GGTATCAATACCAACAGCCACCACAGTATGTCTCTCGGGATTACATGCGTAACCCTCCTCCCCCCAGTGAGTCAGGACCCCCTTACCAGGAGCCCTACCCTGGCTACGGCCCGCCAGAGCGCCCCTACCAGGCCCCTCACTCTGGTCCACCTTTCTCTTATCCTCACCCTCCACACCATGACCGAGGACGCCACGGGACCTACACAGGCCCACCACCTCCCCCACAGCCTTACCCACCACAGAGGGATGGCCTGGTCAGAATGAGTCCAGCGCCTCTGGATATGCCCCCACCATCAGCAGGACAGGCTAACTCTCTTTACCACCAGGAGCCCAGTGGCCGTGATAGATACCCTCCAGATGGCTACTATACACAGGGTGCCCAGCCTCCACCGATGAGGGCTTATGTCAGG ggtCCGTCATATAGTGGCTCACAGCATAGCCTGGACTACCTGCATCGACGTCGGCAGGAGCTGTTATCCCAGCTGGAGGAAAGGAAAGTCATTTCCCCTCCACCATTTGCTGCCTCCCCCACTCTTCCTCATCCCTTCCCCAGCGACTACCCTCCAGAG TATGGCGAAGAGAGCTCCAAAACCATGGCGAAATGTAGAGAACCTGATTATGCAGGGCAGTACTCTCCATGGTCTTGTGAAACCATTGGCTCCTACATTGGCTCAAAGGATGCCAAACCCAAAGATGTTATGGTTCCTGGTTCCATGGACATGATG AATGCAGAGGCTAAGGGTCTGAGGGATCCATCACTGGAGGCTCCTCGGAGGGGTGCAGAAGTCAAAGACGATGACCCCATCATCCCATTTGGCCCCCAGCCAACTGTATCGCGCTTCGGGGCCATCTCCCGCACCTCAAAGACAGGCTACCAGACCACAGGCCCTGTGCAGGCTATGGCCTCCACTCCCCAGAATCCAAGCTCTAAACATATGGCAATGCCAG CAGAATACACATATAGCCATGGAGGATGGGGTGGAGCTTCATACCCCTCCCACCAGGCTGCCTCCTCCACTCAGGGACACTTCAGTGAGCG CCTACCCATGGCGGCTCAAGACCGAGAACAGTTAAAGATTGAGCTGCAGCAGGTCACCCATCAGATCAACCAACAGACCCAGATGCGAAGCATCGAG GCTAGTAACTCTTTAATGCTGCAGAGGGAGGCCAGTGCACTGGCAGGCCAACCGGTGCAGCCTGGCCAGagccaggcagcagcagcagcagctcagcagcagcagcaacagcccaagtggccagcagggggagcaaGTACAACAGCGGTCTCCAGTGAGCAGCTAAGTCTGGAGCTCCaccaggtggagagagagatcGGCAAGAGGACTCGTGAGATGGCTTTG GAAAACCAAGTAGCCCATGATGTTCAGCAGTACAAgatgaaacctgcagagaatGGACAACCAGAGCACAAGACTCAGTTGGATGAAATCTCCCTGGCTCTTGG CGAAGTATCAAACGGCTCCAGCAGTCTGCAAGAAAGTGCAGTGGGCGGGTCCATGCTGTCACTGACCAATAAGACATCTTCGTTGAGCTTGTGCTCTGATCCAGGTGCCACTGGTTCAGAGATGCAGAAGAATGGCGTCGTCCATTCCTGCTCTTag
- the rc3h1b gene encoding roquin-1 isoform X2: MPVQAPQWTEFLLCPICTQTFEETVRRPISLGCGHTVCKMCLNKLHRKACPFDQTAISTDIEQLPVNTALLQLVGGQVPKAQPVALITSPEDSQHYEEARQCVEELALYLKPLSNTRGVGLSSTAQSMLSRPMQRKLVTLVHCQLVEEEGRVRAMRAARSLGERTVTELILQHQNPQQLSSNLWAAVRARGCQFLGPAMQEEALKLVLLALEDGSALSRKVLVLFVVQRLEPRFPQASKTSIGHVVQLLYRASCFKVTKRDEDSSLMQLKEEFRTYEALRREHDSQIVQIAMEGGLRIAPDQWSSLLYGDQSHKSHMQSIIDKLQTPASFAQSVQELTIALQRTGDPANLNRLRPHLELLANIDPSPDAPPPTWEQLEKGLVAVKTVVHGLVDFIQNHSKKGADPQQPPQHSKYKTYMCRDMKQKGGCPRGASCTFAHSQDELEKYRKMNKRLAARIPGSGGLMPDEGLPLDVAVTRKPSPLTNGSGGPSLPQLIARGTDNVPYELLRKPMKMDGGSNSAPGSPPDVLDPVLPKPGMPLPPHAMGHPRMPVDHLSGVKHMPVVARGSPVYSQPPLPEMCYDTRPPPSASQYDPPQYPTGYQYQQPPQYVSRDYMRNPPPPSESGPPYQEPYPGYGPPERPYQAPHSGPPFSYPHPPHHDRGRHGTYTGPPPPPQPYPPQRDGLVRMSPAPLDMPPPSAGQANSLYHQEPSGRDRYPPDGYYTQGAQPPPMRAYVRGPSYSGSQHSLDYLHRRRQELLSQLEERKVISPPPFAASPTLPHPFPSDYPPEYGEESSKTMAKCREPDYAGQYSPWSCETIGSYIGSKDAKPKDVMVPGSMDMMNAEAKGLRDPSLEAPRRGAEVKDDDPIIPFGPQPTVSRFGAISRTSKTGYQTTGPVQAMASTPQNPSSKHMAMPEYTYSHGGWGGASYPSHQAASSTQGHFSERLPMAAQDREQLKIELQQVTHQINQQTQMRSIEASNSLMLQREASALAGQPVQPGQSQAAAAAAQQQQQQPKWPAGGASTTAVSSEQLSLELHQVEREIGKRTREMALENQVAHDVQQYKMKPAENGQPEHKTQLDEISLALGEVSNGSSSLQESAVGGSMLSLTNKTSSLSLCSDPGATGSEMQKNGVVHSCS, encoded by the exons ATGCCAGTGCAAGCACCACAATGGACGGAGTTCCTGCTGTGCCCGATCTGCACACAAACATTTGAGGAGACTGTTCGCCGGCCCATAAGCTTGGGCTGTGGACATACTGTCTGCAAGATGTGCCTGAACAAGTTGCACCGTAAGGCCTGTCCCTTTGACCAGACAGCCATTAGCACAGACATCGAGCAGCTACCTGTCAACACAGCCCTGTTGCAGCTGGTGGGAGGCCAG gttCCTAAGGCTCAGCCAGTGGCCTTGATTACCAGTCCAGAGGACTCGCAGCATTATGAGGAGGCCAGGCAGTGTGTTGAGGAGCTGGCCCTCTACCTCAAACCTCTCAGCAACACCAGAG GTGTGGGCCTGAGCAGCACGGCCCAGAGCATGCTGAGTCGGCCCATGCAGAGGAAACTGGTGACTCTGGTCCACTGCCAGCTGGTTGAGGAGGAGGGCCGCGTTAGAGCTATGAGAGCCGCCCGCTCACTAGGTGAGCGAACTGTCACTGAACTCATCTTACAGCACCAGAATCCCCAGCAGCTCTCCTCCAACCTGTGGGCTGCTGTGCGTGCGCGGGGATGCCAGTTTCTAGGTCCAG CCATGCAGGAGGAAGCTCTAAAGTTGGTCCTTCTGGCTCTAGAGGATGGCTCTGCTCTGTCCAGGAAGGTGTTGGTTCTCTTTGTAGTCCAGAGGCTTGAGCCACGCTTCCCACAGGCCTCTAAGACTAGCATAGGCCATGTGGTGCAGCTCCTCTACAGGGCCTCCTGCTTCAAG GTGACCAAACGTGATGAAGATTCATCCTTGATGCAGCTGAAAGAGGAATTCCGTACTTACGAGGCTCTGCGGCGCGAGCATGACTCTCAGATAGTTCAGATTGCAATGGAGGGTGGGCTGCGCATCGCACCTGACCAGTGGTCTTCTCTGTTATATGGAGATCAATCTCACAAGTCCCACATGCAGTCTATCATAGATAag CTGCAAACCCCAGCGTCTTTTGCTCAGAGTGTCCAGGAGCTGACGATTGCGCTGCAGAGGACCGGAGACCCAGCCAACCTCAACAGGCTGCGGCCCCACCTGGAACTACTGGCTAACATTGATCCCAGTCCTG ATGCACCGCCTCCCACATGGGAGCAGCTTGAGAAAGGGTTGGTAGCAGTAAAAACAGTGGTGCATGGCCTGGTGGACTTCATCCAGAACCACAGCAAGAAAGGAGCCGACCCTCAACAG CCTCCTCAGCACAGCAAGTATAAGACATACATGTGTCGTGACATGAAGCAGAAAGGAGGTTGTCCTCGTGGAGCCAGCTGCACCTTTGCCCATTCTCAGGATGAACTGGAGAA GTATCGCAAAATGAATAAGCGTTTGGCAGCTCGCATCCCTGGCTCGGGAGGGCTCATGCCAGATGAGGGCCTTCCTCTTGATGTAGCAGTGACCCGGAAGCCTTCACCCCTCACCAATGGTAGCGGCGGACCCTCTTTGCCCCAGCTCATTGCCCGTGGCACCGACAATGTCCCATATGAGCTGTTGCGTAAACCCATGAAGATGGATGGAGGAAGTAACAGTGCCCCAGGATCACCACCTGACGT CCTGGACCCTGTGCTGCCAAAACCTGGTATGCCTCTGCCACCTCATGCCATGGGCCACCCAAGGATGCCAGTAGACCACCTCTCTGGGGTGAAGCACATGCCAGTGGTAGCCAGAGGTTCACCAGTGTATTCTCAGCCACCTCTCCCTGAGATGTGCTACGACACTCGCCCACCACCCTCTGCTTCCCAGTATGATCCCCCACAATATCCAACAG GGTATCAATACCAACAGCCACCACAGTATGTCTCTCGGGATTACATGCGTAACCCTCCTCCCCCCAGTGAGTCAGGACCCCCTTACCAGGAGCCCTACCCTGGCTACGGCCCGCCAGAGCGCCCCTACCAGGCCCCTCACTCTGGTCCACCTTTCTCTTATCCTCACCCTCCACACCATGACCGAGGACGCCACGGGACCTACACAGGCCCACCACCTCCCCCACAGCCTTACCCACCACAGAGGGATGGCCTGGTCAGAATGAGTCCAGCGCCTCTGGATATGCCCCCACCATCAGCAGGACAGGCTAACTCTCTTTACCACCAGGAGCCCAGTGGCCGTGATAGATACCCTCCAGATGGCTACTATACACAGGGTGCCCAGCCTCCACCGATGAGGGCTTATGTCAGG ggtCCGTCATATAGTGGCTCACAGCATAGCCTGGACTACCTGCATCGACGTCGGCAGGAGCTGTTATCCCAGCTGGAGGAAAGGAAAGTCATTTCCCCTCCACCATTTGCTGCCTCCCCCACTCTTCCTCATCCCTTCCCCAGCGACTACCCTCCAGAG TATGGCGAAGAGAGCTCCAAAACCATGGCGAAATGTAGAGAACCTGATTATGCAGGGCAGTACTCTCCATGGTCTTGTGAAACCATTGGCTCCTACATTGGCTCAAAGGATGCCAAACCCAAAGATGTTATGGTTCCTGGTTCCATGGACATGATG AATGCAGAGGCTAAGGGTCTGAGGGATCCATCACTGGAGGCTCCTCGGAGGGGTGCAGAAGTCAAAGACGATGACCCCATCATCCCATTTGGCCCCCAGCCAACTGTATCGCGCTTCGGGGCCATCTCCCGCACCTCAAAGACAGGCTACCAGACCACAGGCCCTGTGCAGGCTATGGCCTCCACTCCCCAGAATCCAAGCTCTAAACATATGGCAATGCCAG AATACACATATAGCCATGGAGGATGGGGTGGAGCTTCATACCCCTCCCACCAGGCTGCCTCCTCCACTCAGGGACACTTCAGTGAGCG CCTACCCATGGCGGCTCAAGACCGAGAACAGTTAAAGATTGAGCTGCAGCAGGTCACCCATCAGATCAACCAACAGACCCAGATGCGAAGCATCGAG GCTAGTAACTCTTTAATGCTGCAGAGGGAGGCCAGTGCACTGGCAGGCCAACCGGTGCAGCCTGGCCAGagccaggcagcagcagcagcagctcagcagcagcagcaacagcccaagtggccagcagggggagcaaGTACAACAGCGGTCTCCAGTGAGCAGCTAAGTCTGGAGCTCCaccaggtggagagagagatcGGCAAGAGGACTCGTGAGATGGCTTTG GAAAACCAAGTAGCCCATGATGTTCAGCAGTACAAgatgaaacctgcagagaatGGACAACCAGAGCACAAGACTCAGTTGGATGAAATCTCCCTGGCTCTTGG CGAAGTATCAAACGGCTCCAGCAGTCTGCAAGAAAGTGCAGTGGGCGGGTCCATGCTGTCACTGACCAATAAGACATCTTCGTTGAGCTTGTGCTCTGATCCAGGTGCCACTGGTTCAGAGATGCAGAAGAATGGCGTCGTCCATTCCTGCTCTTag